In the genome of Spirochaetia bacterium, one region contains:
- a CDS encoding plasmid pRiA4b ORF-3 family protein — MNEKIDEDLLSAVCKSYQATASLAETGRQLGLSYVKVRKILITAGVYHSDTCDAVLRLYEEGIPPSQIASALSMTMKQVNAFIPYERTAYNRNTASKDASKCELYRKRIKHAKEQSIGKKKGVRKMTKLTSTFDNSEFEPVRLHLELSNRMTADEISILHQYGNVKHGKTISRDILVPSDITLHALHFIIQKLFGWQNSHLREFSLPDKLYDSLTKGTMEGFTRYAGILFQYFADVDRPNQYWDDIFDERTSYQTWLRRKYRGPYAWYCDEERYDTVQKALQELFDKFLSANVRESWSSDKIVKTSLLKKLTIKEAGKSIAFYTDFKGLLERLEVCALLTSPTEKLHDIEACRGRYDRKGDPIVCPCTRKLDYAYDFGDDWHVAITRPDDYSDLLKAGIVTEEAIQEATDTVRTKHLPVCIAYDGYRLVDDVGGIGGFLDLLQQNVFLHGTPYSDDPDEDLRGWARDMGWSTRMGKAKNLL, encoded by the coding sequence ATGAATGAAAAGATAGATGAAGACTTGCTCTCTGCTGTATGCAAGTCATACCAGGCTACAGCATCTCTTGCTGAAACAGGAAGACAATTGGGACTATCCTATGTAAAAGTAAGGAAGATTCTCATTACAGCAGGTGTATACCATTCTGACACCTGTGATGCAGTACTACGACTGTATGAAGAAGGCATACCTCCTTCTCAGATTGCTTCTGCACTTTCTATGACAATGAAGCAGGTAAATGCCTTTATTCCATATGAAAGAACTGCGTATAATAGAAACACAGCAAGCAAAGATGCAAGTAAATGTGAACTCTACAGGAAGAGGATCAAGCATGCCAAGGAACAAAGCATAGGAAAGAAGAAAGGAGTGAGAAAAATGACTAAGCTTACCAGTACATTTGATAATAGTGAGTTTGAACCAGTACGATTACATCTTGAACTCTCAAACAGGATGACAGCTGATGAAATCAGCATCTTGCACCAGTATGGCAATGTAAAACATGGCAAAACCATTTCCAGGGATATCCTAGTCCCCTCTGATATCACCCTGCATGCCTTACATTTCATAATACAGAAACTCTTTGGTTGGCAGAATTCTCATCTACGGGAATTTTCTCTTCCCGATAAACTGTATGATTCCTTGACCAAGGGAACCATGGAAGGCTTTACCAGATACGCAGGAATTCTATTCCAATACTTTGCTGATGTCGATAGACCGAACCAATACTGGGATGATATCTTCGATGAAAGGACCAGTTACCAGACATGGCTCAGAAGAAAGTATCGGGGACCATATGCTTGGTACTGTGATGAAGAACGATACGATACTGTTCAAAAAGCTTTGCAGGAACTTTTTGACAAATTTCTCTCTGCCAACGTAAGGGAATCCTGGAGTTCCGATAAGATCGTAAAGACTTCGCTACTTAAAAAACTGACTATAAAAGAAGCTGGGAAAAGCATTGCATTCTATACTGATTTCAAAGGCTTGCTGGAACGCCTTGAAGTATGTGCTCTTCTGACTTCTCCGACAGAAAAGCTCCATGACATAGAAGCCTGCCGGGGCCGCTATGACAGGAAAGGGGATCCAATCGTATGCCCATGTACCAGAAAATTGGACTATGCCTACGATTTCGGAGATGATTGGCATGTAGCCATCACCAGACCTGATGACTACAGTGATTTGCTCAAGGCAGGTATAGTTACCGAAGAAGCCATACAGGAAGCAACAGATACGGTCCGTACCAAGCATCTTCCAGTCTGCATAGCCTATGACGGCTATCGTCTTGTCGATGATGTTGGCGGTATAGGTGGTTTCTTGGATCTTCTGCAGCAGAATGTCTTTTTGCATGGTACACCTTATAGTGATGACCCTGACGAAGACCTGCGAGGCTGGGCAAGGGATATGGGGTGGTCTACCCGTATGGGAAAAGCAAAGAACCTGCTCTAA
- a CDS encoding sugar ABC transporter permease — MKSRQIRHHHRQNESISGLLLLLPALLLIFFFLLLPACMTIILSLSDGKGFNIGSFVGLANYSRLFHDKNFFSWKGFSSEGAIITSLQWLLLGVPVVICLGFCVALLTQQYKHRKLFRGIFFIPLVISGTSTAIIWMFVFTPNPNVGLLAALLHASVSWLGNPKTVNIALVFIWIWSQMGMALIILAAALEHVPTELLEAASIDGANNRQSFWHITLPAIRPQFSFLVVTELVQVLKVFDIVFVLTDGGPANKSQTLALLFYKQTFIFSSPHYGAAVVSIMAFFIVMIYYISRVATREEA, encoded by the coding sequence ATGAAAAGCAGACAGATTCGGCATCATCACAGACAGAACGAAAGCATATCGGGCTTGCTCTTGCTGCTACCTGCTCTTCTGCTTATTTTTTTCTTTCTCCTCCTTCCCGCATGCATGACCATCATATTGAGTCTGAGTGACGGGAAGGGATTCAACATAGGCTCTTTTGTCGGACTTGCAAACTATAGCAGGCTTTTCCATGATAAAAACTTCTTCTCATGGAAAGGGTTTTCAAGTGAGGGAGCAATCATTACATCGTTACAATGGCTGCTACTTGGTGTTCCTGTAGTTATCTGCCTAGGATTCTGTGTAGCCCTCCTTACACAACAGTACAAGCACCGGAAGTTGTTTAGAGGCATTTTCTTTATTCCTCTTGTCATTTCAGGTACTTCTACTGCAATCATCTGGATGTTTGTGTTTACTCCGAACCCGAACGTAGGATTGCTTGCCGCCCTGTTGCACGCATCCGTTTCATGGTTGGGGAACCCCAAGACTGTCAATATCGCTTTGGTTTTCATCTGGATATGGAGCCAAATGGGCATGGCGCTCATTATTCTGGCAGCAGCGTTGGAACATGTCCCCACAGAACTTCTGGAAGCAGCAAGCATAGATGGTGCCAACAACAGACAGAGTTTCTGGCATATCACACTTCCTGCCATAAGGCCGCAGTTTTCATTTCTTGTCGTGACTGAACTGGTACAGGTCCTGAAGGTTTTTGATATCGTCTTCGTACTCACAGATGGAGGGCCGGCCAATAAAAGCCAGACACTGGCATTGCTTTTCTACAAACAGACGTTTATTTTCTCGTCTCCGCATTACGGAGCTGCAGTTGTTTCCATTATGGCTTTTTTCATCGTGATGATTTACTACATCAGCCGAGTCGCCACAAGAGAGGAAGCATAA
- a CDS encoding LacI family transcriptional regulator — MSTTMRDVAKEAGVAFKTVSRVINDEPNVSAGTREKVEKAIEKLHFTPNLIARSLNSKRIMNLGIVVGWPIDSFYTSQLINETFKACTMRGYNLNVFSTATDATEAQNRILTACAGGIINGLVLDTISGINSKFIEKLTKHETPFVIVHPHDLTAHANHDYVTIDDFQGAKTAVSYLISLGHKKIGCIIGNTYQEGIDRFNGYKTALQEANLEVQSGLFSMQEGESAFFSGYKNTKEILKKNKKLTAFFCESDETALGTINALLQLGFRVPDDISVIGFDDNHAASMIIPPLTTVHQPIDEIATKAVEMLVKRVENTALDQPHVILPTRLVIRGSSKAI, encoded by the coding sequence ATGAGTACAACCATGAGAGATGTCGCAAAAGAAGCCGGCGTCGCATTCAAGACGGTGTCCCGGGTAATCAATGACGAACCAAATGTTTCTGCAGGGACCCGTGAAAAAGTTGAAAAGGCAATCGAGAAACTTCACTTTACCCCTAATCTCATTGCACGTTCACTGAACAGCAAACGTATAATGAACCTTGGCATTGTGGTAGGGTGGCCAATCGATTCATTCTACACATCCCAGCTGATAAACGAAACGTTCAAGGCTTGTACCATGCGTGGCTACAACCTGAATGTGTTCTCAACTGCTACTGACGCCACGGAAGCCCAGAACCGTATACTGACAGCTTGTGCCGGAGGCATCATCAATGGCTTGGTACTTGATACGATATCTGGCATAAACAGCAAATTTATCGAAAAACTTACAAAACATGAAACTCCATTTGTCATCGTACATCCTCACGATCTCACAGCCCATGCCAATCATGACTATGTCACTATTGATGATTTTCAAGGTGCAAAGACAGCTGTCTCATACCTTATATCGCTTGGACACAAAAAGATCGGATGTATCATCGGCAATACCTATCAGGAAGGTATAGATCGATTCAATGGTTATAAGACTGCCCTGCAGGAAGCAAATCTTGAAGTACAGTCTGGATTATTTTCCATGCAGGAAGGAGAAAGTGCCTTTTTTTCAGGATACAAGAACACAAAAGAAATCTTGAAGAAAAATAAAAAGCTTACCGCTTTTTTCTGTGAAAGTGATGAAACTGCCCTCGGCACCATCAATGCACTCCTGCAATTGGGATTCAGAGTACCTGATGATATTTCGGTTATCGGATTTGATGACAACCATGCCGCATCCATGATCATTCCTCCGCTGACGACAGTTCATCAGCCCATAGATGAAATAGCAACGAAAGCTGTTGAAATGCTGGTAAAACGTGTTGAAAACACAGCACTTGACCAACCCCACGTCATCTTACCCACAAGATTGGTTATAAGAGGAAGTTCAAAAGCTATATAA
- a CDS encoding ABC transporter substrate-binding protein, whose amino-acid sequence MEATKEMKGYKTKMVAICAMLVMLNCGMVFANGTTEDATETKTLKILGPWSASEEQAFEKVLDKFRTTTGIEVLYEGVADPMPILGPRLAAGDPPNIVILGGATGYTDLVKEGNAVSLNSIGDELETDFGTDWTSQFSSNGNIYAVPVRTNVLNLLWFNPKKAQESDFSSWDSFISYADSEAAKKNYIVSAIGKASWTIPQLFTSIYAATNGHDKYLGFLAKDIAWNDPTVVDAFRKVAVFYGDNYIAGGKMAGLGTDLVDGIANVFGTNASATVISSGSWVAGIAESAVNDSLVEGKDIDYTLFPGTDAGKGLAIANADVALALTDDAETLQLISFLASEDGQAQFAPSGYVVPNRHVSSDLYSAFLTKKTMDMLASSAIIPAITASIGNEENAALVSALQAAILNPEDIPSLLDDMQKNFGKN is encoded by the coding sequence ATGGAGGCTACGAAAGAAATGAAGGGATACAAGACAAAAATGGTTGCAATATGTGCCATGCTTGTTATGCTGAACTGTGGTATGGTCTTTGCCAATGGTACGACCGAAGATGCCACAGAGACAAAAACTCTCAAGATTCTCGGACCTTGGAGTGCCAGTGAGGAACAGGCATTTGAGAAAGTGCTTGACAAGTTCAGGACAACTACAGGTATTGAAGTTCTTTACGAAGGTGTTGCGGACCCGATGCCTATCCTTGGACCGAGGTTAGCTGCAGGAGATCCACCGAACATTGTCATTCTCGGAGGTGCAACTGGGTATACAGACCTAGTCAAGGAAGGTAATGCAGTAAGCCTTAATTCAATTGGAGACGAGCTTGAAACTGATTTTGGAACTGATTGGACAAGTCAGTTCAGTTCAAATGGCAATATTTATGCAGTTCCTGTCAGGACAAACGTACTCAATCTGCTCTGGTTCAATCCTAAAAAGGCACAAGAAAGTGACTTCTCTTCATGGGACTCTTTCATTTCCTATGCCGACAGCGAAGCTGCAAAGAAAAATTATATCGTAAGTGCGATAGGCAAAGCTTCATGGACCATTCCTCAACTTTTCACTTCTATCTATGCAGCAACCAACGGGCATGACAAGTATCTTGGTTTCCTTGCAAAGGATATTGCATGGAACGATCCTACGGTTGTGGACGCATTCCGGAAAGTTGCTGTTTTCTACGGTGACAACTATATTGCCGGCGGAAAAATGGCAGGTCTCGGAACCGATCTCGTCGACGGAATTGCCAACGTATTCGGAACAAATGCATCAGCAACTGTTATTTCAAGCGGCAGCTGGGTAGCAGGGATTGCAGAAAGCGCTGTAAATGACAGCCTTGTCGAGGGTAAGGATATAGACTACACCTTGTTCCCAGGTACCGATGCAGGAAAAGGTCTTGCCATTGCAAATGCCGATGTGGCACTCGCTTTGACAGATGATGCAGAAACACTGCAGCTGATTTCATTCCTAGCCAGTGAGGACGGGCAAGCTCAGTTTGCACCGTCAGGATATGTGGTACCGAACAGACATGTAAGCAGTGACCTGTACAGTGCTTTTCTGACAAAGAAAACCATGGACATGCTTGCTTCTTCAGCCATCATACCTGCTATTACTGCATCTATCGGCAATGAAGAAAATGCTGCTTTGGTAAGTGCCTTGCAGGCTGCAATTCTCAACCCGGAAGATATTCCTTCCCTGCTTGATGATATGCAGAAAAATTTCGGAAAAAATTGA